In one window of Niallia sp. Man26 DNA:
- the mmuM gene encoding homocysteine S-methyltransferase, translating into MSISSNPINNILSDYPLMILDGALATELEAHGCNLDDPLWSARVLLEKPELIYQVHTEYFRAGADCAITASYQASIAGFAERDINETKAIELIKKSVALARKARDDFWKEHEQSNRPKPLVAASVGPYGAYLADGSEYVGNYDVTNKVLTDFHRKRMIALMEAGADILAFETIPSLQEATVLTEILKEFPNTYAWLSFSLKDETQISDGTPLKDCGRQFTGHDQIAAIGFNCASAQIITEAIKNIKESTNKPIIVYPNSGETYDPTTKTWHGEEACASLSHKEWFKTGASIIGGCCRTSPRDIAVIARELRY; encoded by the coding sequence ATGTCGATCAGCAGCAATCCAATTAACAATATTTTATCAGATTATCCGCTGATGATTTTAGACGGAGCATTAGCGACAGAATTAGAAGCACATGGCTGTAATTTAGATGACCCGCTTTGGTCAGCAAGAGTGCTTTTAGAAAAGCCAGAGCTTATTTATCAAGTGCATACAGAATATTTTCGCGCAGGAGCAGATTGCGCCATCACCGCAAGCTATCAGGCCTCGATTGCAGGCTTTGCAGAAAGAGATATAAATGAAACAAAAGCAATAGAGTTGATAAAAAAATCCGTTGCTCTTGCCAGAAAGGCTAGAGATGACTTCTGGAAAGAGCACGAACAGTCAAACAGACCCAAGCCGTTAGTCGCTGCATCAGTCGGACCATATGGCGCATACTTGGCAGATGGATCTGAATATGTCGGGAACTATGATGTAACAAACAAAGTACTTACAGACTTTCATCGGAAAAGAATGATAGCATTAATGGAAGCAGGAGCTGATATTCTTGCATTTGAAACAATTCCCTCTTTGCAGGAAGCAACCGTACTGACTGAAATACTAAAGGAATTTCCGAATACATACGCCTGGCTTTCTTTCTCATTAAAAGATGAAACACAAATCAGTGACGGCACACCATTAAAGGATTGTGGCAGACAATTCACAGGACACGACCAAATTGCCGCCATCGGCTTTAATTGTGCATCAGCACAAATCATCACAGAAGCAATCAAAAATATAAAAGAAAGTACAAATAAACCAATAATTGTCTACCCAAATTCAGGCGAAACATACGACCCGACCACAAAAACTTGGCATGGCGAGGAAGCATGCGCAAGTTTAAGCCATAAAGAATGGTTTAAAACAGGAGCGAGCATTATCGGCGGCTGTTGCCGAACATCACCGCGGGATATTGCAGTAATTGCTAGAGAATTGCGGTATTGA
- a CDS encoding DeoR/GlpR family DNA-binding transcription regulator, producing MFPLERQKRIIELLMVKKVLKMTELTSELGISVDTLRRDIQTLTNEGKIEKIYGGVKLVESFLGESTMGERMVSHLTEKESIALTCSNLINDGDCIFLDSGSTTYQIAKYIKNKKNLTVVTNSIPIITELMTSDVELIVIGGKIRKEENSVVTFDYLFNFQELNIYKAFICTSGITLEKGISDYNLEEVLTRKKMIEISKEIYVAADSSKFGKDVTVSISPLESIDYIITDANLSDSIVEQFRETNCTLILAENTEK from the coding sequence ATGTTTCCACTAGAAAGACAAAAAAGAATTATAGAATTGTTGATGGTCAAAAAAGTCCTTAAAATGACAGAATTAACTTCAGAGCTTGGCATCTCTGTTGATACTTTACGCAGAGATATTCAAACGCTAACGAATGAGGGGAAAATTGAGAAAATATATGGTGGTGTGAAGCTAGTTGAATCATTCTTAGGTGAATCGACTATGGGAGAGCGGATGGTCAGCCACTTGACTGAAAAAGAAAGCATTGCCCTTACATGCAGCAATCTCATCAATGATGGCGATTGTATCTTTCTCGACAGCGGCTCTACAACCTATCAAATCGCCAAATATATTAAAAACAAGAAAAACTTGACGGTCGTAACCAACTCCATTCCAATCATAACCGAGCTAATGACTAGCGATGTGGAATTGATTGTGATTGGCGGCAAAATCCGTAAAGAAGAAAATTCAGTAGTAACATTTGATTATCTATTTAACTTTCAAGAGCTCAATATCTATAAAGCGTTTATCTGTACAAGCGGGATTACGCTAGAAAAGGGAATTTCTGATTATAATTTAGAGGAAGTCTTAACAAGGAAGAAAATGATTGAAATATCCAAGGAAATTTATGTAGCTGCTGATAGTTCGAAGTTTGGTAAAGACGTGACCGTTAGCATTTCCCCGCTAGAGAGTATTGATTACATCATTACAGATGCCAATTTATCTGATAGTATTGTCGAGCAGTTCCGCGAAACAAATTGCACTTTAATACTCGCAGAAAATACGGAAAAATAA
- a CDS encoding MFS transporter: MDLSKSSDYNKSISIYLLIAGIVLVAFNLRPAITSLGPLVGFIQEDVGLAHWSSGLLMSLPLITFSVMSPLVPKISSRLSNEKTLLLGLIILLTGICSRSIPYTFFLFAGTLLVGIGIAIGNVLLPAIVKDKFPEKFGLMTSVYSTSMGVFASLASGLSVPLADGQGLGWQGAQMVWGIPAVAAIIVWFYLLKYNREDKEVITGAKPVSTKVWSSPIAWQIAVFMGFQSFLFYVTISWLPEILHSYGMSLETAGWMLSFTQLVGLPASFFIPFIASRLRSQSLIACGLGICAILGYSGLLFSADHYPILVISIILIGLALGGIFPLALSLIGFRSQNAKQAAELSGMAQSTGYILAAVGPLFIGSLFDWTHVWSIPIVLLIIIAGIVTIFGILSGRDRHI; this comes from the coding sequence ATGGACTTATCAAAATCATCTGATTACAACAAATCTATTTCTATTTATTTACTTATTGCAGGCATCGTGCTTGTCGCTTTCAACCTTCGACCGGCAATTACGTCATTAGGACCGCTTGTCGGCTTCATACAAGAAGATGTTGGACTAGCCCATTGGAGCTCTGGCTTGCTGATGAGCTTGCCCTTGATCACGTTTTCTGTCATGTCACCCCTCGTCCCTAAAATATCCAGCAGATTATCAAATGAAAAGACATTGCTTCTCGGTTTAATCATTTTATTGACTGGCATATGCTCTAGGTCAATTCCTTATACGTTCTTTCTTTTCGCCGGTACTCTGCTCGTCGGTATAGGGATTGCAATTGGCAATGTTTTGCTCCCTGCCATTGTTAAAGATAAATTCCCAGAAAAGTTCGGGTTAATGACAAGCGTTTACTCCACATCAATGGGTGTGTTCGCGTCTTTAGCTTCCGGATTAAGTGTCCCATTAGCTGACGGACAAGGCTTGGGCTGGCAAGGTGCTCAAATGGTTTGGGGAATTCCTGCAGTTGCTGCGATTATTGTATGGTTCTATTTATTGAAATACAATAGAGAAGATAAAGAGGTCATTACTGGTGCAAAGCCAGTCTCAACAAAAGTTTGGTCATCACCGATTGCATGGCAAATTGCCGTGTTCATGGGATTTCAGTCGTTTTTATTTTATGTGACCATCTCTTGGCTGCCAGAAATCCTGCATAGTTATGGAATGAGTCTTGAAACTGCAGGCTGGATGCTGTCCTTTACGCAGCTGGTAGGTTTACCTGCAAGCTTTTTCATCCCGTTTATAGCAAGCCGTCTTCGTTCCCAGTCGTTGATTGCCTGCGGTTTAGGCATTTGTGCTATTTTAGGATACAGCGGTCTTCTGTTTAGTGCAGATCACTATCCAATCCTAGTTATCAGTATCATCCTAATCGGTTTGGCACTTGGCGGAATTTTCCCATTAGCTCTCAGCTTAATCGGCTTCCGTTCTCAAAATGCTAAACAGGCAGCAGAACTGTCTGGGATGGCCCAATCAACAGGTTATATCTTAGCTGCTGTTGGCCCACTATTTATCGGTTCCTTGTTTGATTGGACACATGTTTGGTCAATCCCAATCGTGCTATTAATCATTATTGCAGGGATTGTGACAATATTTGGGATTTTGTCAGGTCGGGATAGACATATATAA
- a CDS encoding M20/M25/M40 family metallo-hydrolase yields MEKWNTKEQLVDLLCKLVNIPSITGSDAEKILPDFVVNELRSLDYFQKHPDHLQKNPTGDGRNFVTGLVKNQLPTKKTVILISHFDVVDVQDYGRWKEHAFDPKKLTEIFQLHKEELPQQVKNDMETGNWLFGRGTMDMKCGLALHMSMIEKACNGEFEGNILLVTVPDEEVNSIGMRAAVPILLELAEEYDLEYVTVLNGEPMFMRYPGDNNKYIYTGSIGKLLPGFLCYGKETHVGEPFAGLNANYMVSLLTEEIELNTDLCEIVEGETTPPPTNLIQYGIKKDYSVQIPHRAVTLFNLFLLEKKMDDVVQLLMEKAGNAAAKITKSYSLQAAEFAKYTPFSPPRMNVSVLTYDELSQYAVTKYGKESVESIHTSILQNRGEMDDREATIEMVDKLAILCKELAPMIIVFFAPPFYPAISSYKHPLITTVVQQIQTYGTAAHGIDFEKRNYFNGISDLSYAGLQYPAESMISLTANMPIWERGYTVPLRELELLNVPVLNIGPVGFDAHQWTERLDIDYAFDILKDILVDSITTLFTEAYISASPKENNTLD; encoded by the coding sequence ATGGAAAAATGGAACACAAAAGAGCAATTAGTCGACCTTTTATGCAAGCTTGTCAATATACCTAGTATTACAGGCTCTGACGCAGAAAAAATTCTTCCTGACTTTGTCGTAAATGAGCTAAGAAGCTTAGATTATTTTCAGAAACATCCAGATCATCTTCAAAAAAATCCAACAGGAGATGGCAGAAATTTTGTTACAGGCCTTGTGAAAAATCAACTTCCAACAAAAAAGACAGTAATTCTGATCAGCCATTTTGACGTTGTTGATGTGCAGGACTACGGCAGATGGAAGGAACATGCTTTTGATCCGAAGAAACTAACAGAAATTTTTCAGTTGCATAAGGAAGAACTTCCACAACAAGTCAAGAATGATATGGAAACAGGAAATTGGTTATTCGGCAGGGGAACGATGGATATGAAATGTGGATTGGCCCTTCATATGTCGATGATTGAAAAAGCATGTAATGGAGAGTTTGAAGGCAATATCTTGTTAGTGACAGTTCCTGATGAAGAAGTAAATTCAATTGGAATGAGAGCAGCAGTTCCAATATTGCTGGAACTTGCTGAAGAATATGACTTGGAATATGTGACTGTTTTGAACGGTGAGCCGATGTTTATGAGATATCCTGGTGACAATAATAAGTATATTTATACAGGATCCATCGGCAAGCTGTTGCCAGGTTTCCTTTGCTACGGCAAAGAAACACATGTCGGCGAACCTTTTGCCGGGTTGAATGCAAACTATATGGTATCTCTATTAACAGAAGAAATCGAACTGAATACCGATTTATGTGAAATAGTAGAAGGTGAAACGACACCGCCGCCAACTAACTTAATTCAGTATGGCATCAAAAAAGATTATTCTGTGCAAATACCGCATCGCGCTGTTACGTTATTTAATCTGTTTTTATTAGAAAAGAAAATGGATGATGTGGTGCAGTTACTCATGGAGAAAGCCGGCAATGCAGCTGCTAAAATAACAAAATCCTATTCATTGCAAGCCGCCGAGTTTGCTAAATATACTCCCTTTTCGCCGCCTAGAATGAATGTTTCTGTATTAACATATGATGAGCTTAGTCAATATGCAGTAACGAAGTATGGAAAAGAAAGTGTAGAAAGCATCCATACCTCGATTTTGCAAAACAGGGGAGAAATGGATGACAGAGAAGCAACCATTGAGATGGTCGATAAACTAGCGATACTATGCAAAGAACTTGCCCCTATGATCATCGTGTTTTTTGCGCCACCCTTTTATCCTGCTATTAGTTCCTATAAACATCCATTAATAACTACAGTTGTTCAGCAAATACAGACATACGGAACAGCTGCTCACGGCATAGATTTTGAAAAACGAAATTACTTTAACGGTATATCCGACCTAAGTTATGCTGGTTTGCAATATCCAGCAGAATCGATGATATCACTTACAGCCAATATGCCAATTTGGGAGAGAGGTTACACAGTCCCTCTTAGAGAATTAGAGCTGCTAAATGTACCTGTATTGAATATCGGGCCGGTCGGATTTGATGCCCATCAGTGGACAGAACGATTAGATATTGATTATGCCTTTGATATATTAAAGGATATTCTTGTTGACAGTATAACTACTTTATTTACAGAGGCATATATTTCTGCTTCACCGAAAGAGAATAATACACTTGACTAA
- the mmuP gene encoding S-methylmethionine permease, producing MEKNKQQFQRKMQTRHLVMLSLGGVIGTGLFLSSGYTIQQAGPIGTILAYLIGALVVYLVMLCLGELAVHMPETGAFHSYAAKYINPATGYTVAWLYWLTWTVALGSEFTAAGLLMQRWFPAVNVWIWSLVFAILIFILNILTVRLFAESEFWFSSIKVIAIALFIILGLGAVFGLIPMTHSQSAPLLSNFTSGSLFPNGAVTLFMTMLAVNFAFSGTELIGIAAGETADPQKNVPKAIHTTLWRLIIFFVGTIFVLSALLPASEAGVLESPFVTVFERIGIPYAADIMNFVILTAILSAANSGLYAASRMLWSLADKNTISPKFKKLSKKGVPVYAVIFSMLGGGLALLSSIVAPDTVYIVLVSISGLAVVAVWMSISASQFLFRRRFIKEGNSVDSLVYRTPLYPFVPIASFLLCLASCIGIAFDPTQRIALYCGIPFILFCYVSFYVMKKLKKGEVKYVDQQQSN from the coding sequence ATGGAAAAGAACAAACAACAATTTCAGCGGAAAATGCAAACAAGACATTTAGTGATGCTGTCACTTGGAGGAGTAATTGGAACAGGACTCTTTTTAAGTTCAGGCTACACTATACAGCAGGCAGGTCCTATCGGTACAATACTGGCCTACCTCATTGGTGCGCTTGTTGTGTATCTAGTGATGCTGTGCTTAGGGGAGCTGGCTGTGCATATGCCAGAAACAGGAGCCTTCCACAGCTATGCCGCTAAATACATTAATCCAGCTACTGGTTATACAGTTGCCTGGTTGTACTGGCTAACGTGGACTGTTGCATTAGGATCAGAATTTACAGCTGCAGGACTTCTCATGCAGCGCTGGTTTCCAGCTGTTAATGTGTGGATTTGGAGCTTAGTATTTGCAATTTTAATTTTCATACTTAATATACTTACAGTCAGATTGTTTGCTGAATCTGAATTTTGGTTTTCCTCTATTAAAGTAATTGCCATTGCCCTTTTTATTATTTTAGGATTAGGAGCAGTGTTCGGGCTTATTCCAATGACTCATTCACAGTCTGCACCTCTGCTGAGTAATTTTACAAGTGGCAGTCTTTTCCCGAACGGTGCTGTCACGTTGTTTATGACGATGCTTGCTGTTAATTTTGCTTTTTCAGGAACAGAGTTAATTGGAATTGCCGCAGGTGAAACGGCAGATCCGCAAAAAAACGTCCCAAAAGCAATTCATACAACATTATGGCGTTTAATCATTTTCTTTGTTGGTACTATTTTTGTATTGTCTGCCCTATTGCCAGCATCCGAAGCCGGGGTGTTAGAAAGCCCATTTGTAACAGTGTTTGAGCGGATTGGAATTCCATATGCGGCAGATATCATGAACTTTGTAATCTTGACCGCCATTTTGTCTGCTGCTAATTCAGGCCTTTATGCAGCTTCGAGAATGCTCTGGTCACTTGCAGATAAAAATACAATTTCACCGAAGTTTAAAAAGCTGTCGAAAAAAGGGGTTCCAGTCTATGCCGTGATTTTCAGCATGTTGGGCGGAGGATTAGCGCTTTTATCAAGCATAGTAGCTCCAGATACAGTTTATATCGTGCTCGTGTCTATTTCTGGACTAGCTGTTGTCGCTGTTTGGATGAGCATTAGTGCTTCACAGTTTTTGTTCCGCAGACGCTTTATTAAAGAAGGAAACTCTGTCGACAGCTTAGTCTATCGCACACCGTTGTATCCATTTGTACCGATTGCTTCTTTCTTATTATGTCTTGCATCATGTATTGGTATTGCCTTTGACCCAACACAACGGATTGCCCTGTATTGCGGAATTCCATTTATCCTATTTTGCTATGTTAGCTTTTATGTAATGAAGAAATTAAAAAAAGGAGAAGTAAAGTATGTCGATCAGCAGCAATCCAATTAA
- a CDS encoding sugar diacid recognition domain-containing protein: MKYLNKELAQEIVNRTMTIINWNINVMNEKGVIIASGDEDRVDSIHEGAVKVIETQTGFEIGVTEADKFHGVKAGINLPITFHEKVVGVIGITGAPEEIRNYGELVRMAAEMIIQQAFLMEEMQWDERLKEELVTMLLNGQEDFDSLYFDRARRLGMDLTIPRTVIIMAADDNAKVFKTIRAKLSKDDLYVVHQHYIILLKRIVLKNGVWNQAATRAELERWMSYLEKQEELAVKFSLGTYYSGLEGIRISYQEAVHSLKVGKKLDPDKNIYSSEDRKLPIFLSQAKEQGLDVKFGTYIERLKQQDKKGELLETLLMYVEENGDVNKVAARLFIHRNTLRYRLERINELTGKDPRKIKELVELYLSVLQNQLS, from the coding sequence ATGAAATACTTAAACAAGGAGCTAGCACAGGAAATCGTCAATCGCACGATGACAATTATAAATTGGAATATTAATGTTATGAATGAAAAAGGGGTTATTATTGCTTCAGGGGATGAGGATAGAGTTGATTCTATCCATGAAGGTGCAGTAAAGGTAATCGAAACGCAGACTGGTTTTGAAATTGGTGTTACTGAAGCAGATAAGTTTCATGGGGTGAAAGCAGGTATAAACTTGCCGATTACTTTTCATGAAAAAGTTGTTGGTGTCATTGGGATAACGGGAGCACCTGAGGAAATCCGTAATTATGGAGAGCTTGTCAGAATGGCTGCCGAAATGATCATCCAGCAAGCCTTTTTAATGGAGGAAATGCAATGGGATGAGCGGTTAAAAGAAGAGCTTGTGACGATGCTGCTTAATGGACAGGAAGACTTTGATTCACTCTATTTTGACCGAGCTAGGCGGCTCGGCATGGACTTAACTATTCCAAGAACGGTAATAATTATGGCAGCAGATGATAATGCTAAAGTTTTTAAAACCATTCGTGCAAAGCTGTCAAAGGATGATTTATATGTTGTCCACCAACATTATATTATTCTATTAAAAAGGATTGTGTTAAAAAATGGCGTCTGGAATCAAGCAGCCACAAGAGCAGAGCTGGAGAGATGGATGTCTTATCTCGAAAAACAGGAAGAGCTGGCAGTCAAATTTTCTCTTGGAACATACTACAGCGGCTTGGAAGGGATACGTATTTCTTATCAGGAAGCTGTACATTCTTTAAAGGTTGGTAAAAAGCTAGATCCAGATAAGAACATCTATTCCTCAGAGGACAGAAAGCTGCCGATTTTTCTGTCGCAAGCAAAAGAACAGGGGCTAGATGTTAAGTTTGGTACCTATATCGAGAGGCTGAAGCAACAGGATAAAAAAGGGGAATTGCTTGAAACCTTGCTTATGTATGTAGAGGAAAATGGAGACGTGAACAAAGTGGCAGCAAGGCTGTTTATTCATCGCAATACACTTCGCTACCGTTTAGAGCGAATTAATGAGCTGACAGGTAAGGACCCGCGGAAAATAAAGGAGTTAGTAGAGCTTTATCTTTCTGTTCTTCAAAATCAACTTTCATAG
- a CDS encoding glycerate kinase, with amino-acid sequence MKIVLAPDSFKESLSALQVAESLENGFKQVFPDAEYVKVPMADGGEGTTQSLVDATGGRIITKTVTGPLGEKVEAFFGILGNETTAIIEMAAASGLYLVPSEKRNPLVTTTRGTGELIAAALEHNVDHIIIGIGGSATNDGGAGMASALGARFLDKNGQKLEDGGGFLSSLAAIDLSHLDSRLAGVKIEVACDVDNPLIGPKGASAIFGPQKGATPEIVHQLDENLAHYAAVIERELGIKIAEVPGAGAAGGLGGGLLAFMQADLKRGVDIVIEATRLSELVADADLVLTGEGKIDSQTIFGKTPIGVAKTAKKHGVPVIAIAGNAASDSDVVHEHGIDAVFSIIPGVISLQEAFQNAEEYVERTARNIAVVWGMK; translated from the coding sequence ATGAAGATTGTCCTTGCACCAGATTCCTTTAAAGAAAGCTTATCAGCATTACAGGTAGCAGAATCGCTTGAAAACGGCTTTAAGCAAGTATTTCCTGATGCTGAGTATGTGAAAGTGCCTATGGCTGATGGAGGAGAGGGTACTACGCAGTCATTAGTGGATGCAACAGGCGGAAGAATTATCACAAAAACAGTGACTGGCCCGTTAGGCGAGAAAGTAGAGGCGTTTTTCGGAATACTTGGTAATGAAACAACTGCAATAATCGAAATGGCGGCAGCCTCTGGGCTTTATTTAGTACCATCAGAAAAAAGAAATCCCCTTGTTACGACAACAAGAGGCACTGGTGAATTAATTGCCGCTGCACTTGAGCATAATGTCGACCATATTATTATCGGTATTGGCGGCAGTGCGACTAATGACGGGGGTGCTGGGATGGCAAGCGCGCTTGGTGCCCGTTTCCTTGATAAGAACGGTCAAAAATTAGAAGATGGCGGCGGTTTCCTCAGCAGTCTTGCTGCCATCGATTTATCGCATTTGGACTCAAGGTTAGCTGGTGTCAAAATCGAAGTGGCTTGCGATGTGGATAACCCCTTGATTGGTCCAAAAGGAGCTTCTGCCATCTTTGGTCCGCAGAAAGGTGCCACTCCTGAAATCGTGCACCAACTAGATGAAAACCTAGCTCATTATGCAGCAGTCATTGAACGAGAATTAGGCATAAAAATAGCTGAAGTACCTGGGGCAGGAGCAGCAGGCGGACTGGGCGGCGGTTTGCTGGCATTTATGCAAGCTGATTTGAAGCGCGGCGTCGACATTGTGATTGAAGCAACCCGGCTTTCTGAGCTTGTTGCTGATGCTGATTTAGTCCTTACAGGAGAAGGAAAAATAGACAGTCAGACGATTTTTGGGAAAACCCCAATCGGCGTCGCTAAGACTGCCAAAAAACATGGTGTCCCTGTAATAGCCATAGCTGGTAATGCTGCAAGTGACAGTGATGTTGTTCATGAACACGGCATTGACGCAGTCTTCAGCATCATTCCAGGTGTTATATCCTTACAGGAAGCATTTCAGAATGCAGAGGAATACGTGGAAAGAACAGCCCGGAATATTGCTGTTGTCTGGGGGATGAAATAA
- a CDS encoding CBO0543 family protein, translating into MSKRNELIFLRILFVVSIGFFLNLIRKPLLKDWLIIFLFKSYIASILDYLVVKKGYITYPVRIFKSFDISVLFSYLIFPVTCVYYNQATKNSRLPGILFKCLLFSLPSAVAEHFIEKHTKLVQYKKGWNSSFSFLSIAFTFLFVRTFISIVRKVEKA; encoded by the coding sequence ATGTCTAAACGAAATGAACTTATTTTTTTACGAATTTTATTTGTTGTCAGTATTGGCTTTTTCTTAAACCTGATTAGAAAACCACTTTTAAAGGACTGGCTGATTATCTTTTTGTTTAAAAGCTATATTGCATCAATCTTAGATTACCTCGTTGTCAAAAAAGGCTATATTACATACCCTGTCAGGATTTTCAAATCTTTTGATATTAGTGTGCTTTTCAGCTACCTGATCTTTCCTGTCACTTGTGTTTATTACAATCAAGCAACAAAAAATTCAAGATTGCCGGGAATATTGTTTAAATGTCTGCTTTTTAGTCTTCCTTCTGCAGTTGCAGAACATTTTATCGAGAAGCATACAAAGCTGGTCCAATATAAAAAAGGCTGGAATTCTTCTTTCAGTTTCCTTTCGATTGCGTTTACCTTCTTATTTGTTCGAACCTTTATATCGATTGTTCGTAAAGTTGAAAAAGCATAA
- a CDS encoding SLC13 family permease: MDIQVSALGAIVALVVAIVLILKKVSPAYGMIAGALVGGLVGGVDIANTVLLMIEGAEGIIPAVLRILAAGVLAGVLIESGAAAVIAETIVKKLGETRALLALSLATMILTTVGVFVDVAVITVAPIALAIAKKAGISKTAILLAMIGGGKAGNIMSPNPNAIAASDAFNVPLTSIMAAGIIPAVFGLAITYLLAKRLVKKGSVVQLAEIDSPNSMELPSFLTAIVAPIVTILLLALRPLFNISIDPMIALPVGGIVGAIVMGRGKKINDYAVSGLGKMSGVAIMLLGTGTLAGIIANSGLKDVLIDGLNVLGLPGYVLAPVSGIFMSAATASTTAGTAVASQVFSSTILDMGVSAIAGAAMIHAGATVLDHLPHGSFFHSTGGSVNMDMKERLKLLPYETLVGLTLAIISTLIYGVFKLFG, translated from the coding sequence TTGGACATTCAAGTAAGTGCTTTAGGAGCAATTGTAGCACTTGTTGTAGCAATTGTATTAATACTGAAGAAAGTTTCTCCTGCTTATGGCATGATTGCCGGCGCCTTAGTCGGTGGACTAGTCGGAGGAGTAGATATAGCTAATACAGTTTTGTTAATGATAGAAGGTGCGGAGGGGATTATTCCTGCAGTGCTAAGAATTCTGGCAGCTGGGGTGCTTGCTGGTGTCTTGATTGAATCTGGTGCGGCCGCTGTTATCGCAGAAACGATTGTAAAAAAGCTGGGAGAAACAAGAGCGCTCCTCGCTTTATCATTAGCGACGATGATTTTGACCACAGTCGGTGTGTTTGTTGATGTTGCCGTTATTACAGTAGCACCGATTGCTTTGGCAATTGCTAAAAAGGCCGGCATTTCTAAAACCGCTATTTTGCTGGCAATGATTGGCGGAGGTAAGGCAGGGAATATCATGTCACCAAACCCGAACGCGATTGCTGCTTCGGATGCCTTTAATGTTCCGTTAACATCCATTATGGCTGCAGGTATCATTCCAGCTGTTTTCGGACTCGCCATTACCTATTTGCTTGCAAAAAGACTTGTCAAAAAAGGGTCAGTCGTCCAGTTAGCGGAAATTGACTCTCCTAACAGCATGGAGCTTCCATCCTTTTTAACAGCGATTGTGGCGCCGATTGTAACGATTTTGTTATTAGCATTACGGCCGCTATTTAATATTAGCATCGATCCAATGATTGCCTTGCCGGTTGGCGGAATAGTCGGTGCAATTGTGATGGGGAGAGGGAAAAAGATTAATGATTATGCTGTATCTGGCTTAGGAAAGATGTCCGGTGTTGCGATCATGCTGCTTGGAACAGGCACATTAGCAGGCATTATTGCTAATTCTGGTTTAAAGGATGTGCTAATTGATGGGTTAAATGTCCTTGGACTTCCAGGTTATGTGCTTGCACCTGTATCGGGAATTTTTATGTCGGCAGCAACTGCTTCTACTACTGCAGGAACAGCAGTGGCAAGCCAAGTGTTCAGTTCTACCATCCTTGACATGGGTGTGTCAGCCATTGCCGGTGCTGCAATGATTCATGCTGGTGCTACTGTTCTAGATCATCTTCCACACGGAAGTTTCTTCCATTCTACAGGCGGCAGTGTCAACATGGACATGAAGGAACGCCTAAAGCTATTGCCATATGAAACACTAGTGGGCTTAACATTAGCAATCATATCAACCCTTATTTATGGGGTGTTTAAACTATTTGGCTAA
- a CDS encoding ABC transporter ATP-binding protein, producing the protein MLQLQNVSKQFGDKEVLSDISLSIQTGEIVSLLGKSGSGKTTLLKIILGLVKMDNGKIHFNEDNVSKVPMEKRGFNIVFQDYALFPHLNAYDNIRYGLKNKKGSITEQEIQEYIDFLELQPHLTKRIHELSGGQKQRVALARTLVTKPKILLLDEPLSALDGVIKESIKERIKTIAKEFKLTTILVTHDPEEAMTMSDKILIINDGKVSQFGTPEDIMQRPQNEFVRSFILKQLETKRQSILSLYGGAHV; encoded by the coding sequence TTGCTTCAACTACAAAATGTCAGCAAACAATTCGGGGATAAAGAGGTTCTGTCAGATATTAGCTTATCCATCCAAACAGGGGAAATCGTCTCCCTTTTAGGTAAAAGTGGAAGTGGAAAAACAACTCTATTAAAAATCATATTAGGATTAGTAAAAATGGATAATGGCAAAATACACTTCAATGAGGATAATGTTTCAAAAGTTCCAATGGAAAAACGAGGATTTAATATTGTATTCCAAGACTATGCACTATTTCCTCATTTGAATGCATATGACAATATCCGTTACGGATTAAAAAATAAAAAAGGCAGCATTACAGAACAAGAAATTCAAGAGTACATTGATTTCCTTGAACTGCAGCCTCATTTGACTAAACGAATTCATGAATTATCAGGAGGGCAAAAGCAGCGAGTCGCACTAGCGAGGACACTGGTGACAAAACCGAAAATTCTATTATTGGATGAGCCTTTGAGTGCTTTAGATGGGGTTATTAAAGAATCGATTAAGGAAAGAATTAAAACAATCGCTAAGGAGTTTAAGCTAACGACAATTCTGGTTACACATGATCCGGAAGAGGCGATGACGATGTCTGATAAAATTCTCATCATCAACGACGGTAAAGTTTCCCAGTTTGGAACACCAGAAGATATCATGCAGCGTCCACAAAATGAATTTGTACGCAGCTTTATTTTGAAACAGCTGGAGACGAAAAGACAAAGCATTCTGTCCTTATATGGTGGCGCCCATGTATAG